The following proteins come from a genomic window of Heyndrickxia acidicola:
- a CDS encoding sigma 54-interacting transcriptional regulator — protein MQKGIPLSFYQTIMDSTDVGIHAIDHNGKTILYNKQMMHIEGMEIEDVLDKNILEVFQFNQGENSTLLKVLKTGTPIYNSKQKYFNNKGQEINTVSHTLPVKEGHNVIGAIELVKDVTKYEKMALDYHKSAIVGPEFELLFYEGIFPADILEAAKQAAFSQYSVLITGEEGTGIDTIAEFILLESDKSERGSFRQSCASLPEIYLEEVLFAADGKGLLTEAAGCSLLLEEIQELSIPLQQKLLTYLENPAVSDHEGIPARPRIIATMSQDPFDAIAEQKLLKELYYRISETALRVPPLRERKTGIAGVCSYFIKKFNQFFNMDVLGVSEEVKGIFHSYAWPGNIKEAEQIIQDSMLVMDREEKIEQHHLPMHFRQKVHQETDFLIQKNREIMPLEEYLQETEKYYIQKALQYHKFNITQAAKALHMSRQNLQYRIRKFGLKA, from the coding sequence ATGCAAAAGGGAATCCCGCTTTCTTTTTATCAAACCATTATGGATTCCACAGATGTCGGAATTCACGCCATCGATCACAACGGAAAAACCATTTTATATAACAAACAAATGATGCATATAGAAGGAATGGAAATCGAAGATGTGCTGGATAAAAACATCCTTGAAGTGTTCCAATTTAACCAGGGAGAAAACAGTACATTATTAAAAGTGCTGAAAACAGGCACCCCTATCTACAACAGCAAACAAAAATATTTTAATAATAAGGGGCAGGAAATCAATACTGTCAGTCATACATTGCCTGTAAAGGAAGGGCACAACGTTATCGGGGCAATCGAATTGGTTAAGGACGTCACAAAGTATGAAAAAATGGCCCTGGATTATCATAAATCAGCTATCGTTGGACCAGAATTTGAGTTACTTTTTTATGAAGGGATATTCCCTGCCGACATCCTTGAAGCTGCCAAACAAGCGGCCTTTAGCCAGTATTCCGTCCTAATTACGGGAGAAGAGGGCACTGGCATTGATACAATAGCTGAATTCATTTTATTGGAAAGTGATAAATCCGAACGGGGTTCCTTCAGGCAGAGCTGTGCTTCCCTTCCTGAAATATATTTGGAGGAGGTTTTATTCGCTGCTGATGGGAAAGGCTTATTAACAGAGGCAGCAGGCTGCAGCCTCTTGCTTGAAGAGATTCAGGAGCTTTCAATTCCATTGCAGCAAAAGCTGCTCACCTATCTTGAAAATCCTGCTGTTTCAGACCATGAAGGAATACCTGCAAGACCAAGAATTATAGCCACGATGAGCCAGGATCCCTTTGATGCCATAGCGGAACAGAAGCTTTTAAAGGAGCTTTATTACCGCATCAGTGAAACAGCACTAAGGGTTCCTCCTTTAAGGGAAAGAAAAACAGGTATTGCAGGTGTCTGTTCCTATTTTATAAAGAAATTCAATCAATTCTTCAACATGGATGTGCTGGGTGTATCAGAAGAAGTCAAGGGCATCTTCCATTCATATGCATGGCCAGGAAACATAAAAGAAGCAGAGCAGATCATTCAGGACTCCATGCTGGTCATGGACCGGGAGGAAAAAATTGAACAGCACCATCTTCCTATGCATTTCAGGCAAAAGGTGCACCAGGAAACAGACTTTTTAATCCAAAAGAACCGTGAGATTATGCCGCTTGAGGAGTACTTGCAGGAAACGGAAAAATACTATATTCAAAAAGCCCTTCAGTATCACAAATTCAATATAACGCAGGCTGCAAAAGCCCTTCACATGAGCAGGCAAAATCTGCAATACAGAATAAGAAAGTTTGGCTTAAAGGCTTAA
- the pruA gene encoding L-glutamate gamma-semialdehyde dehydrogenase, whose amino-acid sequence MIPYKHEPFTNFKTEENQKAFQEGLKIVESYLGQDYPLVIGGERVTTDDKIVSYNPANKEEVIGRVSKANKELAEKAMTTAYETFQTWKKVKPEVRADILFKAAAIVRRRKHEFSALLVKEAGKPWNEADADTAEGIDFMEYYGRQMLKLKEGIPVESRPGEFNRFGYIPLGVGIVISPWNFAFAIMAGTTVAALVTGNTVLLKPASTTPIVAAKFVEVLEEAGLPKGVLSFVPGSGAEVGDYLVDHPKTRFISFTGSRDVGIRINERASKVNEGQIWLKRVIAEMGGKDTIVVDKEADLELAAQSIVASSFGFSGQKCSACSRAVIVEDVYDQVLNRAAELTRELTIGDPTNRDNFMGPVVDQGAFDKIMSYVEIGKEEGRLVVGGEGDDSKGYFVKPTIFADLDPNSRLMKEEIFGPVVAFAKAKDFDHAIEIANNTDYGLTGAVITSNRENMEKAREDFHVGNLYFNRGCTGAIVGYQPFGGFNMSGTDSKAGGPDYLALHMQGKTTSEML is encoded by the coding sequence ATGATTCCGTATAAACATGAACCGTTTACTAATTTTAAAACTGAAGAAAACCAAAAGGCCTTTCAAGAAGGCTTAAAAATAGTTGAGAGCTATTTAGGCCAGGATTATCCTTTAGTGATTGGCGGAGAACGTGTCACTACAGACGATAAAATCGTTTCTTACAACCCGGCAAATAAAGAAGAAGTTATTGGACGCGTGTCCAAAGCAAATAAAGAATTAGCAGAAAAAGCTATGACAACAGCATATGAAACATTCCAAACCTGGAAAAAAGTGAAGCCGGAAGTCCGTGCTGATATCCTTTTCAAGGCTGCAGCGATCGTGAGACGCCGCAAGCACGAATTTTCTGCTCTCCTTGTTAAGGAAGCCGGAAAGCCATGGAATGAAGCGGATGCAGACACTGCTGAAGGCATTGATTTTATGGAATACTACGGCCGTCAAATGCTGAAATTGAAGGAAGGCATTCCTGTTGAAAGCCGTCCGGGTGAATTTAACCGCTTTGGTTACATTCCTCTAGGTGTGGGTATTGTTATCTCACCTTGGAACTTTGCTTTTGCCATCATGGCAGGAACAACCGTTGCTGCACTTGTTACAGGAAACACTGTTCTTTTAAAACCAGCATCTACTACACCTATCGTTGCAGCTAAATTTGTTGAAGTACTGGAAGAAGCCGGCCTTCCAAAGGGTGTCTTGAGCTTTGTTCCAGGAAGCGGTGCGGAAGTAGGGGATTACTTAGTAGATCACCCTAAAACACGCTTTATCAGCTTTACTGGATCACGTGATGTAGGTATCCGTATTAACGAACGTGCTTCAAAGGTAAACGAAGGCCAAATCTGGTTAAAACGTGTCATTGCAGAAATGGGCGGTAAAGATACTATTGTAGTAGATAAAGAGGCTGATCTTGAATTGGCTGCTCAGTCTATCGTGGCTTCTTCATTTGGTTTCTCTGGACAAAAATGTTCAGCATGTTCACGTGCTGTCATCGTGGAAGATGTTTATGATCAAGTCCTTAACCGTGCAGCTGAATTAACAAGAGAATTGACAATTGGCGATCCGACTAACCGCGATAACTTTATGGGTCCTGTTGTTGACCAAGGTGCTTTTGACAAGATCATGAGCTATGTGGAAATCGGGAAGGAAGAAGGAAGATTAGTAGTTGGCGGTGAAGGCGACGATTCTAAAGGCTACTTCGTTAAACCGACCATTTTTGCTGACCTGGATCCTAATTCCCGCTTAATGAAGGAAGAAATCTTTGGCCCAGTGGTTGCTTTCGCAAAAGCAAAAGATTTCGACCATGCGATTGAAATTGCCAACAACACTGATTACGGCTTGACAGGTGCTGTTATTACATCCAATCGTGAAAATATGGAAAAAGCTCGTGAAGATTTCCATGTGGGGAATCTCTACTTCAACCGCGGATGTACTGGCGCAATTGTTGGATACCAGCCGTTTGGTGGTTTCAACATGTCAGGAACAGATTCAAAAGCTGGGGGTCCAGACTACTTAGCCCTTCATATGCAAGGAAAAACAACTTCCGAAATGCTGTAA
- a CDS encoding ornithine--oxo-acid transaminase produces the protein MEAITNSRDLIEQTEKYGAHNYHPLPVVVSEAEGVWVKDPEGNRYMDMLSAYSAVNQGHRHPKIIDALKKQADRVTLTSRAFHNDQLGPWYEKICKLTNKNMALPMNTGAEAVETAIKAARRWAYDVKGVAENRAEIIGCEGNFHGRTMGAVSLSSDEEYKRGFGPLLPGLSLIPYGDIDALKAAITPNTAAFLIEPIQGEAGIVIPPEGFLKAAAELCKENNVLFIADEIQAGLARSGKMFACEWENVDPDMYILGKALGGGVFPISCVVANENILGVFNPGSHGSTFGGNPMACAVSIAALDVLLDEKLAERSQELGEYFMDKLKDIKNPMIKEVRGKGLFIGVVLDEPARKYCEDLKEEGLLCKETHENVIRFAPPLVISKEDLDWAIERITKILS, from the coding sequence ATGGAAGCGATTACAAATTCGAGGGATCTGATTGAGCAAACAGAAAAGTACGGTGCTCACAATTATCATCCGCTGCCAGTCGTAGTGTCAGAAGCTGAAGGGGTATGGGTGAAGGATCCGGAAGGAAACAGGTATATGGATATGCTTAGTGCTTATTCAGCTGTTAACCAGGGGCACCGTCATCCTAAAATTATCGATGCATTAAAAAAACAGGCGGACCGTGTAACCTTAACCTCCCGTGCTTTTCACAATGACCAGCTTGGTCCATGGTACGAAAAGATTTGCAAGCTAACAAATAAAAATATGGCTCTTCCTATGAATACAGGTGCAGAGGCAGTGGAAACAGCAATAAAAGCGGCCAGAAGATGGGCTTATGATGTGAAGGGTGTGGCGGAGAACCGTGCTGAAATCATTGGCTGTGAAGGAAACTTCCATGGCAGGACAATGGGAGCTGTATCGTTATCCTCTGATGAAGAGTATAAAAGAGGATTTGGACCGCTGCTTCCAGGTCTTTCCTTAATCCCGTATGGAGATATAGACGCCCTTAAAGCAGCCATCACACCAAATACTGCGGCCTTTTTAATTGAGCCGATCCAGGGAGAAGCAGGCATTGTAATTCCGCCAGAAGGATTTTTGAAGGCTGCAGCAGAATTATGTAAAGAAAATAATGTTCTATTCATTGCGGACGAAATTCAGGCAGGCCTTGCCCGTTCAGGTAAAATGTTTGCTTGTGAGTGGGAAAATGTTGACCCTGATATGTATATACTTGGTAAAGCATTGGGCGGAGGTGTATTTCCAATTTCCTGCGTAGTAGCGAATGAGAATATTCTCGGGGTATTCAATCCAGGATCCCATGGTTCTACATTCGGAGGAAATCCAATGGCATGTGCCGTTTCCATCGCAGCTCTTGATGTCCTTTTAGATGAAAAGCTTGCTGAGCGTTCACAGGAATTAGGCGAGTACTTTATGGATAAACTGAAAGACATCAAGAATCCTATGATTAAAGAGGTTCGCGGAAAAGGATTATTTATCGGAGTCGTTTTAGATGAACCTGCGCGTAAATATTGCGAGGACCTTAAAGAAGAAGGACTGTTATGTAAAGAAACGCATGAGAATGTCATTCGTTTTGCTCCTCCTTTAGTCATTTCCAAGGAAGATTTAGATTGGGCAATCGAACGGATTACCAAGATTCTTTCTTAA
- a CDS encoding Glu/Leu/Phe/Val family dehydrogenase, whose translation MTENLNLFTSTQEIIKEALSKLGFNDEMYELLKEPLRVLTVRIPVRMDDGTIKVFTGYRAQHNDAVGPTKGGVRFHPEVNEDEVKALSMWMTLKCGIVGLPYGGGKGGIICDPRTMSMGEIERLSRGFVRAISQIVGPTKDIPAPDVYTNSQIMAWMMDEYSRLRENDSPGFITGKPLVLGGSEGREKATAQGVTICIEEAAKKKGFSLQGARVVIQGFGNAGSFLAKFMNDEGAKVVGISDAYGALYDPNGLDIDYLLDRRDSFGTVTTLFENTITNKELLELDCDILVPAAISNQITVENAHNIKASIIVEAANGPTTAEATKILTERGILLVPDVLASAGGVTVSYFEWVQNNQGYYWTEEEVNEKLTKKLVESFNKVYETSQSRRINMRLAAYMVGLRNAAEASKFRGWV comes from the coding sequence ATGACTGAAAATCTTAATTTATTTACCTCTACACAAGAAATTATTAAAGAAGCGTTATCCAAGCTTGGCTTTAATGATGAAATGTATGAGCTGCTAAAGGAACCTTTAAGAGTATTGACGGTTCGAATTCCAGTACGCATGGATGATGGAACGATCAAAGTTTTTACCGGTTATCGCGCCCAGCATAATGATGCAGTAGGGCCGACAAAAGGCGGAGTACGTTTTCACCCTGAAGTAAATGAAGATGAAGTAAAGGCACTTTCAATGTGGATGACCTTAAAATGCGGCATTGTCGGACTGCCTTATGGAGGCGGAAAGGGAGGGATCATTTGCGATCCTAGAACCATGTCGATGGGGGAAATTGAACGCCTAAGCAGAGGATTTGTCCGTGCTATAAGCCAAATCGTTGGACCGACAAAAGATATTCCTGCTCCTGATGTTTATACAAATTCTCAGATTATGGCATGGATGATGGATGAGTACAGCCGTTTGCGCGAAAATGATTCTCCGGGCTTTATCACTGGAAAGCCTCTTGTTTTGGGAGGATCGGAAGGACGTGAAAAGGCGACCGCTCAGGGTGTAACGATTTGTATTGAGGAAGCGGCGAAGAAAAAAGGCTTTTCCCTCCAAGGAGCCAGAGTGGTTATCCAAGGATTCGGCAATGCCGGAAGCTTCCTGGCGAAGTTTATGAATGACGAGGGCGCGAAAGTGGTTGGCATTTCGGATGCATATGGAGCCTTATACGATCCAAATGGGCTGGACATCGATTATCTTCTTGACCGCCGTGACAGCTTTGGCACTGTAACGACTCTTTTTGAAAATACGATTACCAATAAAGAGCTTCTGGAACTGGATTGTGACATCCTGGTGCCAGCGGCAATTTCCAACCAGATTACGGTAGAAAACGCACATAACATCAAGGCTTCTATTATAGTGGAGGCTGCCAACGGACCGACAACGGCAGAGGCCACAAAAATTCTTACTGAACGGGGCATTCTCCTGGTACCTGATGTGCTTGCAAGTGCCGGAGGAGTTACGGTGTCGTATTTTGAATGGGTTCAAAATAATCAAGGCTATTATTGGACGGAAGAAGAAGTGAATGAAAAGCTTACTAAAAAGCTTGTAGAATCCTTTAATAAAGTCTACGAAACGTCTCAAAGCCGCCGTATTAATATGCGATTAGCGGCCTATATGGTCGGCCTCCGGAATGCGGCAGAGGCGTCTAAATTCCGCGGCTGGGTTTAA
- a CDS encoding nucleoside deaminase: protein MKYDLDRYFLEMALKEAEIALESNTYPVGAVIVDEGNNIISRGRNQVYPNKDLTAHAEIDAIRNAEDKILHAKVRGEKLTIYSSLEPCPMCTGAILFAHIKKVVWLLNDDLGFGGYRKMKGTLIFEDRFKKVEMIPEPFKDLMERQIYLLERWAENPNHIENLRKIVQKGGI, encoded by the coding sequence ATGAAATATGATTTAGATAGGTACTTTTTAGAAATGGCTTTAAAAGAAGCAGAAATAGCACTTGAATCCAATACATACCCAGTTGGAGCTGTTATTGTAGATGAAGGCAACAACATAATTTCAAGAGGCAGAAACCAAGTGTACCCTAACAAAGACTTAACTGCTCACGCTGAAATAGATGCTATAAGAAATGCGGAAGATAAAATATTACATGCTAAAGTAAGAGGAGAAAAATTAACTATTTATAGTTCATTAGAACCTTGTCCGATGTGTACGGGGGCCATTTTATTTGCACATATTAAAAAGGTTGTCTGGTTATTGAATGACGATTTAGGCTTTGGAGGATATAGAAAAATGAAAGGAACTCTTATTTTTGAAGATAGGTTTAAAAAGGTAGAAATGATTCCAGAACCTTTTAAAGATCTTATGGAAAGACAAATTTATCTATTAGAGCGCTGGGCAGAGAACCCGAATCATATTGAGAACTTGCGAAAGATTGTACAAAAGGGAGGGATTTAA
- a CDS encoding GNAT family N-acetyltransferase, which yields MDISLSLIPYEDKSILGNLLQLYRYDSSEFDDNVLSHHGLYLYKYLDHQWTEEYRRPFMIKVNGEIAGFALVILNVPKEFTKISSAEKTNVISDFFIMRKFRHRGIGKHVAFSIFKEFKGVWEVKQTITNKSAHEFWKKIISEYTDTYKKEILQNESWNGPVIVFQS from the coding sequence ATGGATATTTCATTATCGCTTATTCCGTATGAAGATAAATCCATTCTCGGGAATTTACTTCAGTTATATCGTTATGATAGCAGTGAGTTTGATGATAACGTTTTAAGTCACCACGGTCTATATTTGTATAAATACTTAGACCACCAGTGGACAGAGGAATATCGCCGGCCTTTTATGATTAAAGTGAATGGGGAAATAGCCGGTTTTGCATTGGTTATTCTGAATGTACCAAAAGAATTTACTAAAATAAGCAGTGCTGAGAAAACAAATGTAATAAGTGACTTCTTTATCATGCGGAAGTTTAGACATAGAGGGATAGGGAAGCACGTTGCTTTTTCTATATTCAAAGAATTTAAAGGAGTATGGGAAGTGAAACAAACCATTACCAATAAGTCTGCACATGAGTTTTGGAAAAAAATAATTAGTGAATATACAGACACATACAAAAAAGAAATACTACAGAATGAAAGCTGGAATGGTCCTGTAATCGTTTTTCAATCATAA
- a CDS encoding DUF378 domain-containing protein, translating into MSIIQRIALVFTIIGAINWGLIGFFQFDLVAAIFGTGSALSRIIYGIVGIAGLINLGLLFKPSEEVERSTEAKPTR; encoded by the coding sequence ATGAGTATAATCCAGCGTATTGCACTGGTTTTCACTATTATTGGAGCTATTAACTGGGGGTTAATCGGATTTTTTCAATTCGATTTAGTAGCTGCCATTTTCGGTACCGGTTCAGCACTTTCACGCATCATCTATGGAATTGTTGGAATTGCCGGATTGATTAACCTCGGTTTATTATTTAAGCCAAGTGAAGAAGTAGAACGCTCAACAGAAGCAAAACCAACAAGATAG
- a CDS encoding potassium channel family protein, with the protein MISNLYYLFLRWPVFIRMLILALAVICSFGFIIHLIEPHRFPTVFIGIYWSVITAATVGYGDLYPITNAGKLVSIFLVLTGVGVLSSYFVSLSAAAVSSQNAYMEGKEMFKGRNHCIIVGWNERASTVIEHLIKNDASKPIVLIDHSLDQNPYPKREVIFIKGKPHNDETLKRASLLSAECVLITADQNSDELHADMNSIMILLTVKGIHPQVFCAVEILKEENVSNARRAGADEVIQTNMQTSSIMFNSLVSHGISDSILSILTHSNGNHLQYTQATELWIGKTFKEVGLALQEERKLLIGLRRAEETIINPSPLSPFLPGDELLIISGDSIL; encoded by the coding sequence ATGATTTCTAACCTATACTATCTATTTCTTCGCTGGCCCGTTTTCATTAGAATGCTCATTTTGGCTTTAGCGGTTATCTGCAGTTTCGGATTTATCATACATTTGATCGAGCCTCATCGATTCCCCACTGTATTCATTGGAATTTACTGGTCGGTTATTACTGCTGCAACCGTAGGCTACGGTGATTTATACCCCATTACAAACGCTGGAAAGCTAGTCAGTATTTTTCTTGTTTTAACAGGTGTAGGAGTTTTATCCTCCTATTTTGTATCCTTATCTGCGGCAGCCGTTTCAAGCCAGAATGCTTATATGGAGGGAAAAGAAATGTTTAAGGGGAGAAATCATTGTATTATTGTCGGTTGGAATGAACGTGCCAGTACCGTCATCGAGCATCTAATAAAGAACGATGCCAGCAAGCCTATTGTGCTAATCGATCATTCCCTTGATCAAAATCCTTATCCCAAACGGGAAGTGATTTTTATAAAAGGAAAACCCCATAATGATGAAACCCTTAAAAGAGCCTCCCTTCTGAGTGCGGAATGTGTGCTTATTACAGCAGATCAAAATTCTGATGAGCTGCATGCTGATATGAATTCCATCATGATTCTCCTAACGGTTAAGGGAATTCACCCACAGGTATTTTGTGCTGTAGAAATATTAAAAGAGGAAAATGTTTCAAATGCACGCCGTGCAGGAGCGGACGAGGTTATCCAAACCAATATGCAAACCAGTTCCATTATGTTTAACAGCCTGGTGTCACACGGGATATCTGATTCTATCCTTTCCATACTTACCCATTCAAATGGTAATCACCTGCAATATACTCAGGCTACAGAGCTGTGGATCGGAAAAACATTTAAAGAAGTTGGGCTTGCTTTACAGGAGGAACGAAAATTGCTTATCGGCTTACGACGAGCAGAAGAAACCATCATTAATCCATCCCCGCTTTCCCCTTTTTTACCCGGGGATGAATTACTAATTATATCCGGTGATTCAATCCTGTAA
- the zwf gene encoding glucose-6-phosphate dehydrogenase translates to MDSMTFVLFGATGDLAKRKIFPALYNLFLDEKLAPNFSIVGSGRSPMEQEEFSEYVEQSLKTFSRREDNDSRMKEFLSFIRYMAVDVTQKDEYAQLLDLVTSREKELNLPENRLFYLSVAPQFFDVIASNIQQSGLGSTKGWKRLIIEKPFGHDLPSARELNAKLSKSFEEEEIYRIDHYLGKPMVQNLEAIEFANPILQALWNKRHIANVQITASEIVGVEERAGYYDNSGAIRDMIQNHMLQMMMLTAMHIPEKVSANGIREEKKKVMEALRPLNPENINTDVIRGQYSSGEIKGEKVIGYIDEPGIERTSKNDTFIAARLWVDNEMWEGVPFYLRTGKRMTEKSTRIVIEFKDPLRGVYKDEAGNALPNLLTIEINPNAGVSLQLNSKNLLNEGKVEPINVMFYSNEENVPEAYELLIHDALLGDPTFFAHWNEVELAWKWVQPILDAFEADTAPLHHYKAGSMGPEASDKLLAENGFKWW, encoded by the coding sequence ATGGATTCGATGACCTTTGTTTTATTTGGGGCAACGGGTGATTTAGCAAAACGAAAAATTTTCCCGGCTCTATATAATCTGTTTTTAGATGAGAAGCTGGCACCGAATTTTTCCATTGTGGGATCAGGAAGAAGCCCAATGGAGCAAGAAGAGTTCAGTGAATATGTAGAACAATCACTAAAAACATTTTCCAGACGTGAAGACAATGATTCCAGGATGAAAGAATTCCTTTCCTTTATCCGATATATGGCAGTGGATGTAACTCAAAAAGATGAGTATGCCCAGCTGCTTGATCTCGTGACAAGCCGTGAAAAGGAATTAAATCTTCCTGAAAACCGTCTCTTTTATTTATCAGTGGCTCCTCAATTTTTTGATGTGATTGCCTCTAATATTCAACAGAGCGGACTTGGTTCAACAAAAGGGTGGAAACGATTAATTATCGAAAAGCCTTTTGGACATGATTTGCCGTCGGCACGTGAGTTAAATGCAAAATTAAGCAAATCATTTGAGGAAGAGGAAATTTATCGTATTGACCACTATTTGGGCAAGCCGATGGTTCAAAACCTTGAAGCAATTGAATTTGCTAATCCTATTTTACAAGCGTTGTGGAACAAGCGTCATATCGCAAATGTTCAAATTACAGCTAGTGAAATTGTGGGTGTTGAAGAAAGAGCCGGATATTACGATAATAGCGGTGCTATCCGTGATATGATTCAAAACCACATGCTACAAATGATGATGCTTACAGCGATGCACATCCCTGAAAAAGTTTCAGCTAATGGAATCCGGGAAGAGAAGAAGAAAGTAATGGAGGCCTTGCGCCCGCTTAATCCGGAAAACATTAATACTGATGTCATCCGCGGACAATATTCAAGCGGTGAAATTAAGGGTGAAAAAGTCATCGGTTATATCGATGAACCTGGAATTGAACGAACTTCTAAAAATGATACGTTCATTGCAGCAAGATTATGGGTAGACAATGAAATGTGGGAAGGTGTACCGTTCTACCTTCGTACAGGAAAAAGAATGACTGAGAAATCTACTCGGATTGTCATTGAGTTCAAAGATCCATTAAGAGGTGTTTATAAAGATGAGGCTGGTAATGCCCTTCCTAACCTTTTAACGATTGAAATTAATCCAAATGCAGGTGTTTCTTTACAATTAAACAGTAAAAACCTGCTGAACGAAGGCAAAGTTGAGCCAATCAACGTTATGTTCTATTCCAATGAAGAAAATGTACCGGAAGCCTATGAATTGCTTATCCATGATGCATTGCTTGGCGATCCTACTTTCTTTGCTCACTGGAATGAAGTAGAACTTGCGTGGAAGTGGGTTCAGCCGATTTTGGATGCCTTTGAAGCGGACACAGCTCCACTTCACCATTACAAGGCTGGATCCATGGGGCCGGAAGCATCTGATAAGCTTCTTGCCGAAAATGGTTTTAAATGGTGGTAA